One Vibrio campbellii CAIM 519 = NBRC 15631 = ATCC 25920 genomic window carries:
- the rarD gene encoding EamA family transporter RarD, whose amino-acid sequence MTPEEEQRARQGVLLAVGAYTMWGIAPIYFKSIAEVSPLEILSHRVFWSFFLLAALLHFGRQWRSVRDIIKNKTKMMYLVSTAILVGANWLIFIWAVTSNHMLDASLGYYINPLINVLLGMVFLGERLRKLQWFAVALAACGVLVQLIVFGSVPVVAIALAMSFGFYGLLRKKVSVEAQTGLFIETLVMLPAASIFLFFIASTPTSNMFENPWQLNTLLVAAGVITTLPLLCFTGAATRLKLSTLGFFQYIGPSLMFLLAVLIYGEPFTSDKAITFAFIWGALVVFSFDGLRNNRKSRKAMQAQ is encoded by the coding sequence ATGACACCAGAAGAAGAACAACGCGCACGGCAAGGCGTCCTGCTTGCAGTTGGTGCGTACACCATGTGGGGCATCGCACCCATTTACTTCAAATCGATTGCTGAAGTCTCACCACTTGAGATCTTAAGCCACCGAGTATTTTGGTCTTTCTTTTTACTAGCCGCACTCCTCCACTTTGGTCGCCAATGGCGCTCGGTTCGAGACATCATTAAAAATAAAACCAAAATGATGTATTTAGTTTCCACCGCCATTTTGGTCGGGGCTAACTGGCTGATCTTCATCTGGGCGGTCACTTCAAATCATATGCTCGATGCCAGTCTCGGCTATTACATCAACCCGTTAATCAATGTGTTACTCGGGATGGTATTTCTGGGAGAGAGGTTACGTAAGCTGCAATGGTTCGCAGTCGCGCTGGCGGCTTGTGGTGTATTAGTGCAACTGATCGTGTTTGGCTCTGTCCCTGTGGTTGCTATCGCACTGGCAATGAGCTTTGGTTTTTACGGCTTACTGCGTAAGAAAGTCAGTGTGGAAGCACAAACGGGGTTATTCATTGAAACTCTCGTCATGTTACCTGCGGCAAGTATCTTTCTGTTTTTTATTGCCAGCACCCCGACCTCAAACATGTTTGAGAACCCATGGCAGTTGAATACTCTATTGGTTGCCGCAGGTGTCATCACTACCTTGCCGCTACTGTGCTTTACCGGTGCAGCTACGCGCCTAAAACTCTCAACTTTAGGCTTTTTTCAGTACATTGGACCGAGCTTGATGTTCTTATTGGCGGTACTGATTTACGGCGAACCGTTCACCAGTGATAAAGCCATCACCTTCGCCTTTATTTGGGGTGCCTTGGTGGTATTTAGCTTTGATGGTCTGCGTAACAACCGTAAGTCACGCAAAGCCATGCAGGCACAGTGA
- a CDS encoding AraC family transcriptional regulator, which yields MEHIQYYATDHNDLSLIEAKYQTFTFQRHYHLDFHLGLITHGAQKFQFQGNSHHVGHGQIVLMPPDELHDGQSKLESGYEVNVFAIEPHLLSDLADLKQNGQIIHFNELIISDPQIFSQLSNLHGLLRRENLSQLTKDCLPFEGFNQLFDRYGSLEREKVVPLGNQSLGTLKDYLMANLDQAVRLDSLSELCQLSPTQFQRHFKAQTGMTPYAWFARLRLEQGMKLLQSGQCGTDVAHQIGFYDQAHFSKAFKQTYGVSPSQVTR from the coding sequence ATGGAACATATTCAATACTACGCAACCGACCATAACGACTTGAGTCTGATTGAGGCGAAATACCAGACCTTTACTTTCCAAAGGCATTACCATCTGGATTTTCACCTCGGTCTGATCACGCATGGCGCGCAGAAGTTCCAATTCCAAGGCAACAGTCACCATGTCGGCCACGGGCAAATCGTGCTTATGCCGCCAGATGAGCTGCACGACGGGCAATCTAAGCTAGAGAGTGGCTATGAAGTAAATGTGTTTGCGATCGAACCTCACCTATTGAGCGATCTGGCTGATCTTAAGCAAAACGGTCAAATAATACACTTCAACGAGCTGATCATCTCGGATCCGCAGATATTTTCACAACTTAGTAACTTGCACGGGCTACTTCGTCGTGAAAACCTCAGCCAGCTCACCAAAGATTGCCTTCCTTTTGAAGGATTTAACCAGCTTTTTGATCGCTACGGATCGCTTGAGCGAGAGAAAGTGGTGCCGTTAGGAAATCAATCGCTTGGAACATTAAAAGATTATCTAATGGCGAATCTCGACCAAGCGGTGCGTTTGGATTCACTTTCAGAGCTGTGCCAACTGAGCCCAACTCAGTTCCAGCGCCACTTTAAAGCGCAAACAGGCATGACACCTTATGCTTGGTTTGCTCGCTTGCGCCTCGAGCAAGGCATGAAGTTACTGCAATCTGGCCAATGCGGCACCGACGTCGCCCATCAAATCGGTTTCTATGATCAAGCGCATTTCAGCAAAGCATTTAAACAGACCTACGGCGTTTCCCCTTCTCAAGTGACTCGATAA
- a CDS encoding LysE family translocator encodes MNESTILLTLASIHFIALMSPGPDFALVIQNAARHGRQTGLYIALGLSAGILLHSLFSLTGVSYIVHQHPVLYSVVQLLGGSYLLYLGIGALRAVISMIKNPKADQPKKQNNLVISNKRQAFAKGFATNILNPKALVFFISLMSSLVPASMSVTGKGMALVILFGLSLLWFSSLAWMLSTQRLQRKLQQAGIYIDGLCGVVFTLVGGSILYQTISTFIG; translated from the coding sequence ATGAATGAATCCACTATATTGCTGACATTGGCCAGCATCCACTTTATTGCCCTAATGAGCCCAGGCCCAGACTTTGCGCTCGTGATACAAAATGCAGCGCGCCACGGGCGCCAAACTGGTTTGTACATCGCATTGGGTTTGTCTGCCGGTATTTTGCTGCACTCTTTGTTCAGCCTGACAGGCGTGAGTTATATCGTCCACCAGCACCCAGTGTTGTATTCCGTAGTGCAGCTGCTCGGTGGTAGTTACCTGCTCTATTTAGGTATTGGTGCATTGCGCGCCGTGATCTCAATGATCAAAAACCCAAAGGCGGATCAACCTAAGAAGCAAAATAACCTAGTGATCAGCAACAAACGTCAGGCATTTGCTAAAGGGTTCGCGACCAACATTCTTAACCCGAAAGCCTTGGTTTTCTTTATCAGTTTAATGTCGAGCTTAGTCCCTGCCAGCATGTCAGTGACTGGTAAAGGCATGGCTCTGGTGATTCTGTTTGGTTTATCTCTGCTTTGGTTCTCTAGTCTCGCGTGGATGCTATCAACACAGCGCTTACAACGTAAATTGCAGCAAGCGGGCATCTACATCGACGGTCTGTGTGGGGTGGTATTTACCCTAGTGGGTGGCAGTATTTTGTACCAAACGATCAGCACTTTTATCGGATAA
- the ggt gene encoding gamma-glutamyltransferase, with protein MHWTFNRLVTTGLFLTSPLVLSTSAFANQAADAVAPEHSTGFEQKQLVKAKDYMVTAANPLATQAGADVLAQGGNAIDAMVAVQLMLGLVEPQSSGIGGGAFLVYWDSEKQKLTTYDGRETAPLAATPKLFLDDKGQPLQFYDAVVGGRSVATPGTVKLLWDTHQKYGKLEWKKIIQPVITMAEQGFEVSPRLASLIEKDAKRLSRFPATKAYFFNPDGSPKAEGTLLKNPQYAQTLTAIAGQGAKAFYQGDIATDIIKTVQNAPGNPGVLAQPDFDAFQIKQREPVCAAYQSYDICGMGPPSSGALTVGQILAITEQYDLKGWGAESAKSWQVIADASRLAFADRGKYMADQDYVPMPTEGLLDKDYLKQRAELIQVGKALTKVEAGTPPWSHTMNLSMDQSIELPSTSHFNIVDKQGNVVSMTTTIENAFGSRLMVRGFLLNNELTDFSFRTHQDGVPIANRLEPGKRPRSSMAPTIMMKDDKPYMAIGSPGGSRIIGYVAQAIIAHTQWDMDIQSAINQPRLLNRFGTLDIEQGTAAESLQPALEKMGFKTDVRDLNSGLHAIRITGQGLEGAADPRREGAAIGQ; from the coding sequence ATGCATTGGACGTTCAACCGACTCGTGACCACGGGTCTTTTTCTTACTTCCCCACTCGTTTTATCTACCTCAGCCTTTGCTAACCAAGCAGCAGATGCCGTTGCACCGGAGCACAGTACTGGCTTCGAGCAAAAGCAATTGGTCAAAGCCAAAGACTATATGGTCACCGCAGCCAACCCACTTGCCACCCAAGCTGGTGCGGATGTTCTTGCACAAGGTGGTAATGCTATTGATGCCATGGTTGCCGTGCAACTGATGCTGGGCTTGGTAGAACCGCAATCTTCTGGCATTGGTGGCGGTGCCTTCTTAGTGTATTGGGACAGTGAGAAGCAAAAACTAACCACGTATGATGGACGCGAGACCGCACCGCTCGCCGCGACGCCGAAACTCTTCCTGGATGACAAAGGACAACCACTGCAATTTTACGATGCGGTTGTCGGTGGGCGCTCTGTTGCCACTCCTGGCACTGTGAAACTACTGTGGGACACGCACCAAAAATACGGCAAGTTGGAATGGAAGAAGATCATCCAACCTGTGATTACCATGGCTGAGCAAGGTTTCGAAGTCAGTCCTCGCCTCGCGAGTCTGATTGAGAAAGATGCCAAGCGCCTATCACGCTTCCCTGCGACTAAGGCTTACTTCTTTAATCCTGATGGCTCACCAAAAGCTGAAGGCACGTTGTTGAAGAACCCGCAATACGCGCAAACTCTGACGGCAATTGCAGGGCAAGGGGCAAAAGCTTTCTATCAAGGCGATATCGCCACAGACATTATCAAGACAGTACAAAATGCACCGGGCAATCCTGGCGTATTGGCACAACCTGACTTTGATGCGTTCCAAATCAAGCAACGTGAACCGGTTTGTGCGGCTTACCAAAGCTATGATATTTGCGGTATGGGACCACCAAGCTCTGGCGCATTGACGGTTGGCCAGATTCTCGCGATCACCGAGCAATACGATCTTAAAGGTTGGGGAGCCGAGAGCGCGAAATCATGGCAAGTGATCGCCGACGCATCTCGCCTTGCGTTTGCAGATCGCGGTAAGTACATGGCAGACCAAGATTATGTGCCAATGCCGACCGAAGGCTTGCTTGATAAAGACTATCTCAAACAACGTGCTGAACTTATTCAAGTCGGTAAAGCGTTAACTAAGGTTGAAGCCGGCACCCCTCCTTGGTCGCACACGATGAACTTAAGCATGGACCAATCAATCGAGCTGCCTTCCACCAGCCATTTCAATATCGTCGATAAGCAAGGCAATGTAGTTTCAATGACAACAACCATTGAAAACGCTTTTGGCTCACGCTTGATGGTGCGCGGCTTCTTGCTCAACAACGAACTGACCGATTTCTCTTTCCGCACTCATCAAGATGGTGTGCCAATCGCGAACCGCTTAGAACCGGGCAAACGCCCACGTTCATCCATGGCACCAACCATTATGATGAAGGATGACAAGCCTTACATGGCAATTGGCTCACCGGGTGGCAGCCGCATCATTGGTTACGTTGCACAAGCCATTATCGCTCACACGCAATGGGATATGGACATCCAGAGCGCGATTAATCAGCCACGATTGCTGAACCGTTTTGGTACCTTAGATATTGAGCAAGGTACCGCAGCAGAAAGCTTGCAACCTGCGTTGGAGAAGATGGGCTTTAAGACCGATGTTCGTGATTTGAACTCTGGACTGCATGCTATACGTATAACTGGGCAAGGCCTAGAAGGTGCGGCCGATCCAAGACGTGAAGGTGCCGCTATCGGACAATAA
- the uvrD gene encoding DNA helicase II: MMDPSLLLDGLNDKQREAVAAPLENLLVLAGAGSGKTRVLVHRIAWLMSVEQASPFSIMSVTFTNKAAAEMRGRIEELMMGSAGGMWNGTFHGICHRILRAHYLDAKLPEDFQIIDSDDQQRLLKRLIKAQNLDEKQWPARQVAWWINGKKDEGLRPSHIDAYHDPVTKTYLQLYTAYQEACDRAGLVDFAEILLRAHELLRDNKFVREHYQARFKHILVDEFQDTNNIQYAWLRMMAGPECHVMIVGDDDQSIYGWRGAKVENIEKFTLEFPSVNTIRLEQNYRSTKTILEASNALIANNTERMGKELWTDGVVGEPISVYSAYNELDEARFAVNKIKEWQDKGSALNDAAMLYRNNAQSRVLEEALIQAGLSYRIYGGMRFFERQEIKDALSYMRLIANRNDDAAFERVVNTPTRGLGDKTLETIRFAARDRGCTMWEASMAMLDEKVLAGRAAGALSRFIELVTALEDDTIEMPLHHQTDHVIKYSGLFAMYEQEKGEKSKARIENLEELVTATRQFEKPEEAEDMSLLTAFLTHAALEAGEGQADEFEDAVQLMTLHSAKGLEFPLVFMVGVEEGMFPSQMSAEEAGRLEEERRLCYVGMTRAMQKLYITYAEMRRLYGQDKYHKPSRFIRELPETCLDEVRMKAQVSRPASSGRFSQTAVKESFNETGFTLGSRVMHPKFGEGTIINFEGSGPQSRVQIAFNGEGIKWLVTAYARLEKL, translated from the coding sequence ATGATGGATCCATCTCTATTACTCGACGGTTTGAACGACAAACAACGTGAAGCCGTTGCAGCACCTCTAGAAAACTTGCTCGTCCTTGCTGGTGCAGGGAGTGGTAAGACACGCGTTCTTGTTCACCGTATCGCTTGGTTGATGTCGGTAGAGCAGGCTTCTCCGTTCTCAATCATGTCGGTAACCTTTACCAATAAGGCGGCGGCAGAGATGCGTGGACGTATCGAAGAGCTAATGATGGGCAGTGCAGGCGGTATGTGGAATGGTACTTTCCACGGCATTTGTCACCGTATTCTGCGTGCGCACTATCTTGATGCCAAGCTACCGGAAGATTTCCAAATCATCGACAGTGACGACCAACAGCGTCTACTAAAGCGTTTGATCAAAGCGCAAAACCTTGATGAGAAGCAGTGGCCAGCACGCCAAGTGGCATGGTGGATCAACGGTAAGAAAGACGAAGGTCTGCGCCCGTCGCACATTGATGCGTACCATGATCCAGTGACCAAGACATATCTGCAGCTGTACACCGCTTACCAAGAAGCGTGTGATCGTGCTGGTTTAGTCGATTTTGCGGAAATCTTGCTGCGCGCACATGAGCTACTGCGTGATAACAAGTTCGTCCGTGAACACTACCAAGCACGCTTCAAGCATATCTTGGTGGACGAATTCCAAGATACCAACAACATTCAATACGCTTGGCTACGTATGATGGCGGGCCCTGAGTGTCACGTGATGATCGTAGGTGATGACGATCAGTCGATTTACGGTTGGCGTGGTGCAAAAGTCGAGAACATTGAGAAATTTACGCTGGAATTCCCAAGCGTGAATACCATTCGTCTTGAGCAAAACTACCGTTCAACCAAGACCATTCTGGAAGCGTCCAACGCTCTGATCGCGAATAACACCGAGCGTATGGGTAAAGAGCTTTGGACTGATGGCGTTGTCGGTGAGCCTATCTCGGTATACAGCGCTTACAACGAACTAGACGAAGCACGTTTTGCGGTAAACAAAATCAAAGAGTGGCAAGACAAGGGCAGTGCACTGAATGACGCTGCAATGCTTTATCGTAACAACGCCCAGTCGCGTGTACTTGAAGAAGCATTAATCCAAGCTGGTCTGTCTTACCGTATCTACGGCGGCATGCGATTCTTCGAACGTCAGGAAATCAAAGATGCCTTGAGCTACATGCGTCTGATTGCCAACCGTAATGATGATGCGGCATTTGAACGTGTAGTGAATACGCCAACACGTGGTTTGGGTGATAAGACGCTTGAAACCATCCGTTTTGCGGCTCGTGACCGTGGTTGCACCATGTGGGAAGCGAGTATGGCTATGTTGGATGAGAAGGTGCTTGCTGGTCGTGCTGCTGGTGCATTAAGTCGTTTTATCGAGCTTGTTACGGCACTAGAAGACGACACCATCGAGATGCCGCTGCATCACCAGACTGACCATGTGATCAAATACTCGGGCTTGTTCGCGATGTACGAGCAAGAGAAGGGCGAAAAGTCTAAGGCGCGTATTGAGAACTTGGAGGAATTGGTGACCGCAACTCGCCAATTCGAGAAACCAGAAGAAGCCGAAGACATGTCACTGCTGACGGCATTCCTAACCCACGCGGCACTAGAAGCGGGCGAAGGACAAGCGGACGAGTTTGAAGATGCGGTTCAGCTTATGACATTGCACAGTGCGAAAGGTCTAGAGTTCCCATTGGTGTTTATGGTTGGTGTGGAAGAAGGCATGTTCCCAAGCCAAATGTCGGCAGAAGAAGCTGGGCGTTTAGAAGAAGAACGCCGTCTGTGTTACGTAGGCATGACCCGTGCAATGCAGAAACTGTACATCACTTATGCTGAAATGCGCCGTTTGTACGGTCAGGATAAGTACCATAAACCGTCTCGCTTTATCCGTGAACTGCCAGAAACTTGTTTAGACGAAGTACGCATGAAGGCGCAAGTTAGCCGTCCTGCAAGCAGCGGTCGATTTAGCCAAACGGCGGTGAAAGAGAGCTTTAATGAAACTGGCTTTACGCTAGGTTCTCGTGTGATGCATCCAAAGTTTGGTGAAGGCACCATCATCAACTTCGAAGGCAGTGGTCCACAGAGCCGCGTACAGATTGCCTTTAATGGTGAGGGCATCAAATGGTTGGTGACTGCTTACGCACGACTAGAGAAGCTGTAA
- a CDS encoding DUF2282 domain-containing protein, producing MKKSNLAVTAAVTGLLALGGTMLTAAPAVAAEKEKCYGVSKAGKNDCATKSSSCAGTSKEDNQKDAFVVVPKGLCDKLTGGSTSSS from the coding sequence ATGAAAAAGTCGAATCTAGCCGTTACTGCTGCTGTTACTGGTCTTCTAGCACTTGGCGGCACAATGCTAACCGCGGCTCCAGCGGTGGCTGCTGAGAAAGAAAAGTGCTACGGCGTTTCTAAAGCAGGTAAAAACGACTGTGCAACGAAAAGCAGCTCATGTGCCGGTACTTCTAAAGAAGATAACCAAAAAGACGCATTCGTAGTCGTACCAAAAGGTCTGTGTGACAAACTGACTGGCGGTAGCACTTCTTCTTCGTAA
- a CDS encoding DUF692 domain-containing protein yields the protein MKHHTFHDHVGVGLRTPHLDYFSQNRPKLSWLEIHSENYFQPNAAERNQLHALREQYQISCHGIGLSLGSVERVNQKHLAQLKALIDSINPILVSDHLSWSENGGHYFNDLLPLPYTEEALKVFTRNVNEVQDYLQREILIENPSSYVRFQHSTISEWEFLTEVQQRTGCRLLLDLNNVYVAAFNHGFDCDTYLDAIPADKVDEIHLAGFTIKQLDKGEIWIDTHSRPVSDEVWQLFAQWTEKHGPRHTLIEWDLDIPAPEVLLGEAQKASQLLLQGTIPSEQSESRKAS from the coding sequence GTGAAACACCACACCTTCCACGACCATGTTGGAGTTGGATTAAGAACCCCTCACCTCGATTACTTTAGCCAAAACAGACCCAAGTTGTCTTGGTTAGAAATCCACAGTGAAAACTATTTTCAACCCAACGCTGCAGAGCGCAATCAACTGCACGCGCTGCGCGAGCAGTATCAAATTAGCTGCCACGGCATTGGCCTGTCATTAGGTTCGGTGGAACGTGTGAATCAGAAGCACCTTGCTCAACTTAAAGCGCTGATTGACTCGATCAACCCGATTCTTGTTTCTGACCATTTAAGTTGGAGCGAGAACGGTGGTCATTACTTTAATGACCTACTTCCACTTCCGTATACGGAAGAAGCGCTCAAAGTATTCACGCGTAACGTGAATGAAGTACAGGATTATTTGCAACGCGAGATCTTGATAGAGAACCCATCTAGTTATGTGAGGTTTCAACATTCGACCATCAGCGAATGGGAGTTTCTTACCGAAGTGCAACAGCGCACTGGCTGTCGTTTGTTGCTCGATTTAAACAATGTTTATGTTGCGGCGTTTAACCACGGTTTTGATTGCGACACATACCTAGATGCAATTCCAGCCGACAAAGTAGATGAAATTCACTTGGCAGGTTTTACCATCAAACAACTCGACAAAGGTGAGATATGGATTGATACCCATAGCCGCCCAGTTAGTGATGAAGTTTGGCAGTTATTCGCGCAGTGGACAGAGAAACACGGTCCACGCCATACGTTGATTGAATGGGATTTGGATATCCCCGCGCCAGAAGTCTTGCTCGGAGAAGCGCAGAAAGCATCGCAACTGCTATTGCAAGGCACAATCCCAAGTGAACAAAGCGAATCAAGGAAGGCATCATGA
- a CDS encoding DNA-binding domain-containing protein: protein MNLATLQSQFAKALHYQALGEDCDIASDEFTADERMQIYRNNFIVSLSEVLSATYPMVEALLGKECFEQMARQHVLTYPLEEGNVAHYGEGFQDTIMQFSQVIAQAPYSPEVARFEWHIDLARQAQYEQSNAAEFKPLAALGEVSEEQQPALILHLKKGCRSFDSSYAVFDLFGAIQTGQFEQLNINQLQQGVISIQANGEALCHALDADAFQLLQCFEQKQSLSEIPEVLLAHLNSIMALDLVDGFALKSI from the coding sequence ATGAATCTAGCCACCTTACAAAGCCAGTTTGCTAAAGCTCTACACTATCAAGCACTCGGTGAAGATTGCGATATTGCCAGTGATGAGTTTACCGCTGATGAACGCATGCAGATTTACCGCAATAACTTTATCGTCAGCTTAAGCGAGGTGTTATCCGCGACCTACCCGATGGTTGAAGCGCTGCTTGGTAAAGAATGCTTTGAACAGATGGCTCGCCAGCATGTTCTCACTTATCCATTAGAAGAAGGAAATGTGGCCCATTATGGCGAAGGTTTTCAAGACACCATCATGCAGTTTAGTCAGGTGATCGCACAAGCACCATACAGCCCTGAAGTCGCTCGCTTCGAGTGGCATATCGACCTTGCTCGTCAAGCGCAGTATGAACAATCCAATGCAGCAGAATTCAAACCGCTTGCGGCACTTGGCGAAGTGAGTGAAGAGCAACAGCCCGCTTTGATTTTGCACCTTAAAAAAGGCTGCCGCAGCTTTGACTCTAGCTACGCCGTATTTGATTTGTTTGGCGCGATTCAAACTGGGCAATTCGAACAACTTAATATCAACCAATTACAGCAAGGTGTCATCTCGATTCAAGCCAATGGAGAAGCCTTGTGTCACGCACTCGACGCCGATGCGTTCCAACTGCTGCAATGTTTCGAGCAGAAACAGAGTTTGAGCGAAATACCTGAAGTTTTACTCGCTCACCTCAATAGCATCATGGCACTCGATCTCGTTGACGGCTTTGCATTGAAATCAATCTAA
- a CDS encoding DoxX family protein: MTDTAKNLVNRYDDLISTLQAGFVPLLLLFCRLWVAWVFFNSGLIKISSWDSTLYLFELEYQVPILPWELAAYLGTAAELVLPVLLALGLITRPMAAILFVFNIIAVVSYPLLWEKGFYDHQLWGLMILVVIVWGPGPLSFDHILKEKITH; encoded by the coding sequence ATGACGGATACGGCTAAAAACTTAGTGAATCGGTACGACGATTTAATCAGTACCCTACAAGCTGGCTTTGTCCCTTTACTACTTCTCTTTTGTCGCTTGTGGGTTGCATGGGTGTTCTTCAATTCAGGGCTAATCAAAATCTCGTCTTGGGATAGCACACTGTATTTATTTGAGCTGGAGTACCAAGTACCAATACTACCGTGGGAGTTGGCAGCTTACTTAGGTACGGCGGCGGAATTGGTTCTACCTGTGCTCTTAGCACTCGGATTGATTACCCGCCCGATGGCTGCGATTCTGTTTGTGTTCAACATCATCGCTGTAGTCTCTTACCCATTGCTGTGGGAGAAAGGTTTCTATGATCACCAACTTTGGGGATTGATGATTCTTGTTGTAATTGTATGGGGGCCAGGACCGTTATCCTTCGATCACATACTGAAGGAGAAAATCACTCACTAA